From Kiloniellales bacterium, a single genomic window includes:
- a CDS encoding AzlD domain-containing protein — MSVAGELGAWPVVLLGIAATFFWRALGVVFSARIDPESAIFQWVSCVSYAMVSGLIARMIIMPMGVLAETPLSDRLAATAFAFAVFFLWRKRVLPGVLGGVAAFILLALARQSGWLG, encoded by the coding sequence GTGAGCGTGGCGGGCGAGCTGGGCGCGTGGCCGGTCGTGCTGCTGGGCATCGCCGCGACCTTTTTCTGGCGCGCCCTCGGTGTCGTGTTCTCCGCACGCATCGATCCCGAAAGCGCTATTTTTCAATGGGTAAGCTGCGTTTCCTACGCCATGGTCTCGGGCTTGATCGCGCGCATGATCATCATGCCCATGGGCGTGCTGGCCGAGACACCCTTGTCCGACCGCCTCGCCGCAACGGCCTTCGCCTTCGCCGTGTTCTTCCTCTGGCGCAAACGGGTCCTGCCGGGCGTGCTCGGCGGCGTCGCGGCCTTCATCCTGCTGGCCCTGGCCCGCCAATCCGGATGGCTCGGGTGA
- a CDS encoding tripartite tricarboxylate transporter substrate binding protein produces MRQKLRVGGVLAAALVGFGLAMPAQASEDNLPAMMEKPGGFPERPLTMIVPYGPGGGSGQVSRAMIEGVKDVTGQDITPDYKPGGSGMVGLKTYMAAPADGYTVLEHIDDATSAYAIGKSKVHPANDLIPLVISQITFSQIYIRKSETRFTDWNSYVAYVKAQGGKSTIANVSGEGSMERINMNRIADHFGFKVQQISFDKGAPRYGALKGGQVDALFEQPGDVRGFLESGDFKPILTLLKERPPAFPDTPSMTDVGLTFTPLMRFRGFYVHKNAPPERVKWLQWAFQKGFYTPSYQAFNKKKFMDLIPSFRDTEGARQLINETMEIYRKTYKEMGLI; encoded by the coding sequence ATGCGTCAGAAGCTTCGCGTTGGCGGCGTTCTCGCCGCGGCCCTCGTCGGTTTCGGGTTGGCGATGCCTGCCCAGGCCAGCGAGGACAACCTGCCGGCGATGATGGAGAAGCCCGGCGGCTTTCCCGAGCGGCCGCTCACCATGATCGTGCCCTACGGTCCCGGCGGCGGTTCGGGCCAAGTGTCCCGCGCCATGATCGAAGGCGTCAAGGACGTCACGGGGCAGGACATCACGCCCGATTACAAGCCGGGCGGCTCGGGCATGGTCGGCCTCAAGACCTACATGGCAGCGCCGGCCGACGGCTACACGGTGCTAGAGCACATCGACGACGCGACCAGCGCCTACGCGATCGGCAAGAGCAAGGTCCACCCGGCCAACGATCTGATCCCGCTGGTCATCTCGCAGATCACCTTCAGCCAGATCTACATCCGGAAGAGCGAGACGCGCTTCACCGACTGGAACTCCTACGTGGCCTACGTCAAGGCCCAGGGCGGCAAGTCGACCATCGCCAACGTTTCGGGCGAAGGCTCGATGGAGCGGATCAACATGAACCGGATCGCCGACCACTTCGGCTTCAAGGTGCAGCAGATCAGCTTCGACAAGGGCGCGCCGCGCTACGGCGCGCTCAAGGGGGGTCAGGTCGACGCCCTGTTCGAGCAGCCGGGCGACGTGCGCGGCTTCCTGGAGAGCGGCGACTTCAAGCCGATCCTGACGCTCCTTAAGGAACGTCCGCCGGCATTCCCGGACACCCCCTCGATGACCGATGTCGGGCTGACCTTCACGCCGCTGATGCGGTTCCGCGGCTTCTACGTCCACAAGAACGCCCCGCCCGAGCGGGTCAAGTGGCTCCAGTGGGCCTTCCAGAAGGGCTTCTATACGCCGAGCTATCAGGCCTTCAACAAGAAGAAGTTCATGGATCTGATCCCGAGCTTCCGGGACACCGAAGGGGCTCGGCAGCTGATCAACGAGACCATGGAGATCTACCGGAAAACCTACAAGGAGATGGGGCTGATCTAG
- a CDS encoding LysE family translocator — protein MNPELYFAFVAATAVMIMLPGPSVMLTVAHGMAFGPRGGLITLIGIVSGISLQLAITLVGMTSFMIFMTEWFEILRWAGVAYLVYLGIQQWRADPTAPDLPNGSGSSPRSRFLQGLVITVMNPKSMIFLAAFFPQFIDPAVPLSVQLPVLSVTFVAIAFVFTGLWLIPAGQAARWFRGASRARWRNRITGSLILGAGVGLALARRG, from the coding sequence ATGAACCCCGAGCTCTATTTCGCTTTCGTCGCCGCCACCGCCGTCATGATCATGCTGCCCGGGCCGAGTGTCATGCTGACGGTCGCGCACGGCATGGCCTTCGGTCCGCGTGGGGGCCTGATTACGCTGATTGGCATCGTCAGCGGCATCTCGCTTCAGCTCGCGATAACGCTGGTCGGCATGACCTCCTTCATGATTTTCATGACCGAGTGGTTCGAGATCCTGCGCTGGGCCGGCGTCGCCTATCTCGTCTATCTGGGAATCCAGCAGTGGCGCGCCGATCCGACCGCGCCGGACCTGCCGAACGGGTCCGGGAGCTCGCCCCGGTCCCGCTTTCTCCAGGGGTTGGTGATCACCGTCATGAACCCCAAGAGCATGATCTTTCTCGCGGCCTTCTTTCCCCAGTTCATCGACCCGGCGGTTCCGCTGTCTGTTCAGCTGCCGGTCCTGAGTGTGACCTTTGTCGCCATCGCCTTCGTCTTCACCGGTCTCTGGCTGATCCCGGCGGGCCAAGCCGCCCGCTGGTTCCGCGGCGCGAGCCGGGCGCGCTGGCGCAACCGGATCACGGGATCGCTGATTCTCGGGGCTGGCGTCGGACTGGCCCTGGCGCGCCGTGGCTGA
- a CDS encoding PAS-domain containing protein, with protein MVFGALDALRTGIALFDTEDRLIYCNEHFRYVYRSFETVEQLVGMTYGEILEMIVEGGEIAGEEVIKDPEAWIERRMARRFEMPPRPTIERLTDGRWIEVKDRPVKGLGLISLWQDVTDLKQSDLRLRDFLDGAADGLALWNQQDQLYLGNQLFFDLFPEQNRPEIGTTFHDTAAVLAKSAMDGDDVAVGYMLDNWGEQHVRPVGSYVFQLQDGRWMMSRERRIRDGGTATVFTDITDLKNREQALILRGATLEETINELEMVQHKLEQQAVDAVGMAEALSLANDEVEHANRAKANFLRNISHELRTPLHTIIGFAELLQKPPAGDWDGHAEYARDILNSGHHLLRLVNRLLDLSRIDAGRYELTFSFDDLHLIVRDTLRLVRGSAQEAEVVLIDETDDDLPAVMLDEQAIRQVLINLLSNAIKYTPAGGTVWVRSRRLDDGVEVSIKDNGVGIPAEVLPRLMRPFERYESNPYGKREGTGLGLAISRGLAELHGGTLSIESEIGQGTRAMLRLPLSQAGDDSVSEPPSRAAS; from the coding sequence ATGGTTTTCGGGGCGCTGGACGCCCTGCGGACCGGCATCGCCCTGTTCGATACCGAAGATCGCCTGATCTATTGCAACGAACATTTCCGCTACGTCTACCGGAGTTTCGAGACCGTCGAGCAGCTGGTCGGCATGACCTATGGCGAGATCCTCGAGATGATCGTCGAGGGTGGCGAGATCGCGGGCGAGGAGGTCATCAAGGATCCGGAGGCCTGGATCGAGCGGCGCATGGCGCGGCGCTTCGAGATGCCGCCGCGCCCGACCATCGAGCGGCTGACCGACGGCCGCTGGATCGAGGTCAAGGACCGGCCGGTCAAGGGGCTCGGGCTGATCTCCCTCTGGCAGGATGTCACCGACCTCAAGCAGTCCGACCTTCGGCTGCGGGACTTTCTCGACGGCGCGGCCGACGGGCTCGCGCTCTGGAACCAGCAGGACCAGCTCTATCTAGGTAACCAGCTGTTCTTCGATCTCTTTCCCGAGCAGAACCGGCCTGAGATCGGCACCACGTTCCACGACACCGCGGCGGTCCTGGCCAAATCGGCCATGGACGGAGACGACGTGGCGGTCGGCTATATGCTCGACAACTGGGGCGAGCAGCACGTCCGGCCGGTTGGCAGCTACGTTTTCCAGCTTCAGGACGGCCGTTGGATGATGTCGCGCGAGCGGCGGATCCGGGACGGGGGCACGGCCACCGTGTTCACCGACATCACCGATCTGAAGAACAGGGAGCAGGCGCTGATCCTGCGCGGCGCCACCCTGGAGGAGACCATCAACGAGCTTGAAATGGTGCAGCACAAGCTCGAGCAGCAGGCGGTCGACGCCGTCGGCATGGCCGAGGCGCTGAGCCTGGCCAATGACGAGGTCGAGCACGCCAACAGGGCCAAGGCGAACTTCCTACGCAACATCAGCCACGAACTGAGAACGCCGCTGCATACCATCATCGGCTTCGCCGAATTGCTTCAGAAGCCTCCCGCCGGCGACTGGGACGGCCACGCCGAGTACGCGCGGGACATTCTGAACAGCGGGCATCACCTGCTGCGCCTGGTGAACCGGCTTCTCGATCTCTCGCGGATCGACGCGGGACGCTACGAACTGACCTTCAGTTTCGACGATCTCCATCTGATCGTGAGGGATACCCTCCGGCTCGTCCGGGGCTCCGCCCAGGAGGCGGAGGTGGTGCTGATCGACGAGACCGACGACGACCTGCCGGCGGTCATGCTCGACGAGCAGGCGATCCGCCAGGTGCTGATCAACCTGCTTTCCAACGCCATCAAGTACACGCCGGCCGGAGGCACCGTCTGGGTTCGCTCGCGGCGGCTCGACGACGGCGTCGAGGTCTCGATCAAGGACAACGGCGTCGGGATCCCGGCCGAGGTTCTGCCCCGGCTCATGCGGCCGTTCGAGCGCTACGAATCGAATCCCTACGGCAAGCGCGAAGGGACCGGCCTGGGTCTGGCGATCAGCCGCGGTCTCGCGGAACTCCACGGCGGCACGCTGTCGATCGAGAGCGAGATCGGGCAGGGCACCCGGGCCATGCTTAGGCTGCCCCTGTCCCAAGCAGGCGACGACAGCGTTTCCGAGCCGCCATCCCGCGCCGCCTCCTGA
- a CDS encoding tripartite tricarboxylate transporter TctB family protein yields MGRLTLGQWFEVAIWLAVAGIAYRYTFEFDRDVEMYRFGADGWPRLLILFIFLAAIGQFIQDLRGNEVGTGPGFLDSFADQGPAFVLRMGLTLALPLVYASLLQGMGFYFLTPFFLAGYLFLTGERRVVPLIFFPLGIFTVITLIFTRLLYVGLPTGYWPGFYDFGNWFVVLVRGL; encoded by the coding sequence ATGGGTAGATTGACCCTCGGCCAGTGGTTCGAGGTCGCCATCTGGTTGGCTGTCGCCGGGATCGCCTACCGCTACACCTTCGAGTTCGACCGCGACGTGGAGATGTACCGCTTCGGCGCGGACGGCTGGCCCCGACTCTTGATCCTGTTCATCTTCCTCGCCGCGATCGGACAGTTCATCCAGGACCTGCGGGGCAATGAGGTCGGAACGGGGCCCGGCTTCCTCGATTCCTTCGCCGACCAAGGTCCGGCCTTCGTGCTGCGCATGGGGCTGACGCTTGCGTTGCCCCTGGTCTACGCCTCCCTGCTCCAGGGCATGGGCTTCTACTTCCTGACACCCTTCTTCCTGGCGGGCTACCTCTTCCTGACCGGCGAACGCCGGGTGGTACCTCTGATCTTCTTTCCGCTCGGGATTTTTACCGTGATCACCCTGATCTTCACCCGCCTGCTCTACGTGGGGCTGCCGACGGGCTACTGGCCCGGCTTCTACGACTTCGGCAACTGGTTCGTCGTGCTCGTGCGCGGCCTCTAG
- a CDS encoding DUF4340 domain-containing protein, whose product MSPKVFLGWLAATTATLVAAVAVTLSQPNPATVSLVNEPAFPTLRADPDAAARITIRQGGLAVTMERSADGVWATQEKDGYPADPAKLRALLVAMADMQLVERKTARAEGFKRLEVEDPDSEDAQSRQVTVAAEDGTLLAEALFGRVAERFTGGRDKGTYLRRPGDDHAWLAAGGPALPEDTIEWLAPQIVNIANDTVATIEIQPEDGEGYTVRRDPESADLILEPLPEGRQPKSSALSRLTSGLAFVELNDVRPKATFNTPETYPLARLTTEQGLEVTARLFKDGDDTWAAFEARATGATASDDGSADPAAEAAEINARVGAWVYLIDGFIVERLTLPLEELLEEDGTS is encoded by the coding sequence ATGAGCCCGAAGGTCTTCCTCGGCTGGCTCGCGGCGACAACGGCGACGCTGGTCGCGGCGGTCGCCGTGACCCTGTCGCAGCCCAACCCGGCGACCGTCTCCCTGGTCAACGAACCCGCCTTCCCGACGCTGCGCGCCGATCCGGATGCCGCGGCGAGGATCACGATCCGCCAGGGCGGGCTCGCGGTCACCATGGAACGGTCGGCGGACGGCGTCTGGGCCACGCAGGAGAAGGACGGCTACCCCGCCGATCCGGCAAAGCTCAGAGCGCTCCTTGTGGCCATGGCCGACATGCAACTGGTCGAACGCAAGACCGCGCGGGCCGAGGGTTTTAAGCGCCTGGAGGTCGAGGACCCGGACAGCGAGGACGCCCAGTCCCGCCAGGTCACGGTCGCGGCGGAAGACGGCACCCTGCTCGCCGAGGCCCTGTTCGGGCGCGTGGCGGAGCGCTTCACGGGCGGGCGGGACAAGGGCACCTACCTGCGCCGGCCGGGCGACGATCACGCCTGGCTGGCCGCCGGCGGGCCCGCGCTGCCGGAAGACACCATCGAGTGGCTCGCCCCCCAGATCGTGAACATCGCCAACGACACGGTCGCGACCATCGAGATCCAGCCCGAGGACGGCGAAGGCTACACGGTGCGCCGCGACCCCGAGAGCGCCGACCTGATCCTCGAGCCGCTGCCCGAGGGCAGGCAGCCGAAGAGCAGCGCTCTGAGCCGGCTGACCTCGGGCCTGGCCTTCGTCGAGCTCAACGACGTCCGTCCCAAGGCGACCTTCAACACGCCGGAGACCTATCCGCTGGCGCGCCTGACCACCGAGCAGGGGCTCGAAGTGACCGCGCGGCTGTTCAAGGACGGCGACGACACCTGGGCCGCCTTCGAGGCCCGTGCGACCGGCGCCACGGCATCGGACGACGGGTCGGCCGATCCGGCGGCCGAGGCGGCGGAGATCAACGCCCGCGTCGGCGCGTGGGTCTACCTGATCGACGGCTTCATCGTCGAGCGGCTGACTCTGCCGTTGGAAGAGCTCCTGGAGGAGGACGGCACCTCCTGA
- a CDS encoding AzlC family ABC transporter permease, whose amino-acid sequence MEGQGISDRASDDSASAVDTASVVRRALSQALGLPSLVLLTSMMGFGALARESGFGFWMAVVTTAGVWGLPGQLVLAELYAAGAETAAVVMASSLANARFLPMAVAFLPMIRRGLKHQAWLFGLVQLMSINTWAAALREGPGLSGRHRRLYYMLFAAICITAAVIGTAIGYETGDVLPRPVTVGLVYLNPIFFALLFAGMRGRMIAYALVIGAVTGPLLHLVSPDWGVLATGLVAGTVAFFAFRATKGRA is encoded by the coding sequence GTGGAGGGGCAGGGCATTTCCGATCGAGCAAGCGACGACTCCGCCAGCGCGGTAGACACCGCGTCGGTCGTCCGCCGCGCCCTGAGCCAGGCGCTGGGCCTGCCATCCCTCGTCTTGCTGACCAGCATGATGGGGTTCGGCGCGTTGGCCCGCGAGAGCGGCTTCGGGTTCTGGATGGCCGTCGTGACCACAGCGGGCGTCTGGGGCCTGCCGGGACAGCTCGTGCTGGCCGAGCTCTACGCCGCCGGGGCCGAGACGGCGGCCGTGGTCATGGCCTCTTCGCTGGCCAATGCGCGGTTCCTGCCCATGGCGGTGGCTTTCCTGCCGATGATCCGGCGCGGACTGAAGCACCAGGCCTGGCTGTTCGGTCTGGTCCAGCTCATGTCGATCAACACCTGGGCCGCGGCGCTGCGCGAAGGGCCGGGGCTTTCCGGCCGGCACCGGCGGCTCTACTACATGCTGTTCGCCGCGATCTGCATCACGGCGGCGGTGATCGGCACGGCGATCGGCTATGAGACCGGCGATGTCTTGCCTAGGCCGGTGACGGTCGGCCTGGTCTATCTGAACCCGATCTTCTTCGCCCTGCTGTTCGCCGGCATGCGCGGACGGATGATCGCCTACGCGCTGGTCATCGGCGCGGTGACCGGTCCCCTGCTGCACCTCGTTTCGCCCGACTGGGGTGTGCTCGCCACCGGCCTCGTCGCGGGCACGGTGGCGTTCTTCGCCTTCAGGGCGACCAAGGGGAGGGCGTGA
- a CDS encoding LOG family protein, with translation MSGDNERPAKSFASNAFLDSPDARPLRILGEYLEPRSRFERYKIDDTIVFFGSSRIISKEQAEAELETARAGGGDTARAEKRLALSAYYEATRELSRRLTEWSKALDETERRFVVCSGGGPGIMEAANRGASEAKGINMGLGIALPLEEPENHYITRELALNFHYFFMRKFWFAYLAKAVVVMPGGFGTLDELFELLTLVQTRKIRKHMPIILFGERYWSEVVDFDALADHGTIDVRDIDLMFRTDSIDQAYDFITDQLSRYGLESPGATL, from the coding sequence ATGAGCGGAGATAACGAGCGTCCGGCCAAGAGCTTCGCGAGCAACGCGTTCCTCGACTCGCCCGATGCCCGGCCGTTGCGGATCCTGGGCGAATACTTGGAACCGCGCAGCCGTTTCGAGCGCTACAAGATCGACGATACCATCGTGTTCTTCGGCTCGTCGCGGATCATTTCGAAGGAGCAGGCGGAGGCCGAGCTGGAAACGGCCCGCGCCGGTGGCGGCGACACCGCGCGTGCGGAGAAGCGGCTGGCGCTTTCGGCCTACTACGAGGCGACCCGCGAGCTTTCCCGTCGCCTGACCGAGTGGTCCAAGGCGCTGGACGAGACCGAGCGGCGCTTCGTGGTCTGCAGCGGCGGCGGTCCCGGCATCATGGAGGCGGCCAATCGCGGCGCCTCGGAAGCCAAGGGCATTAACATGGGCCTCGGCATCGCCTTGCCCCTGGAGGAGCCGGAGAACCACTACATAACCCGCGAACTCGCCCTGAACTTCCACTACTTCTTCATGCGCAAGTTCTGGTTCGCCTATCTGGCCAAGGCCGTCGTCGTCATGCCCGGCGGCTTCGGAACCCTCGACGAGCTCTTCGAGCTGCTGACGCTGGTGCAGACCAGGAAGATCCGCAAGCACATGCCGATCATCCTGTTCGGCGAACGCTACTGGTCCGAGGTCGTAGATTTCGACGCCTTGGCAGACCACGGGACGATCGACGTCCGCGATATCGATCTCATGTTCCGTACGGATTCTATCGACCAAGCCTATGATTTCATTACCGACCAACTGAGTCGTTACGGGCTCGAGAGTCCCGGCGCCACGCTCTGA